A region of the Fimbriimonadaceae bacterium genome:
CTCGCCGTCTCCACCGCCCTTTGCCAGGACGATCCTGGGTTCGGGCACTCGCATCACGGGTCCGCCTTCGATTCCGGCATGCGGACCAAGCCTTGGAAGATCGAAGGGATCGGCACCGCGCCCTTTCCCATCTCGACCAAGAACGCCGAACTGCAATCCTGGTACGACCAGGGGAACGCCCTCCTCCACTCCTTCTGGTTCGAAGAGGCCGAGCGGTCGTTCCGGTGGTGCCTCAAGATGGAGCCGGAGAACGCGATGGTCTACTTCGGACTCGCGCGGTGCGGCCTCAGTTGGTTCACCATCGGCTCGGGCGACGATCCCAGCCTGACGCGCTTTCGGGACTTCCTCAAGGAGGCCGTCAAGCGCAAGGGCACGGTCACGGAGCGTGAGCGGCTCTACATCGAAGCGTGGGACGCGGCGTGGAGCAAGACCGGCGAAGAGTCCACCAAAGAGATCGTCCAGCGGCTCCAAAAGCTGTGCGTTCTCTATCCGAACGATATCGAGGCGAAGGCCCAACTCGCATTTTTCAACATCGGCCAGGGAAGCCAACTCGCCAACGAGTTCCTGATCCAACAGATCCTCGCGGTCAATCCCATGCACCCCGGCGCCCACCACGCACGCATCCACACGTGGGACGATGTGGACAGCGCCCAGGCCGTCGCCAGCTGCGAGCTGTACGGCAAAGCCGCGCCCGGGATCGGCCACGCGCTCCACATGCCCGGCCACATTTACTCCAAGATCGGCATGTGGCACGAAGCGGCCATCGCGATGGACAGTGCCACCCGCGTCGAGCTGAAATACATGAACGATCGGCTCGCCCTGCCTTTCGAGAACTGGAACTACCCCCACAACCGCGACTACCTTTGCTACATCCAGGAGCAACTGGGCCGGGCCGAGGACAGCATCCGGGGAGCTCGGGACATCATGCGGTCACCCAAGGACCCGGGCAACTTCGTCAGCGGCTACCCGGCGGTCCTTGCCCTCACCCGGGCGCTGCTCAAGTTCGAGCGCTGGGACGAGATCCTCGACGAGAAGACGTTCCCTGCGGCCGAGAACCCCATCGAGGCGCTGACCGTGGGGGCCGCGAAGGTGATTGCGCTGGCCGAACTCGGACGCACGCGTGAGGCGCGCGAGGCGCTGAAGGGTGTCCAAGAGGAGCCCAAGAAGCAGCTCGAAGCGATGATCGCGAAGAACCCCGACAAGGCGGACGAGATTCGCAAGGAGGCCGGAGCGTTCGCCCCACTCCTCCTGAAGACCGCGGAAGCCAAGGTCCTTCTTGCCGAAGGAAAGCGGCTGAACGGCATCCGCCTCCTCCTCGAGCAGGCCGAGAAGGAACGGCTCGACCGGGAAGCGCACAACTACCGGAACGACCCCCCGTTCGACCCATGGCCCATCATGCGCCTCGTCGGAGACGCTTATGCCGCGGGAGGCGACCTCACAAGCGCGATCGAAGCGTATGAGACCGCCCTGGCCCAAGAACCCAACGACGCCTGGTGTCTGGCGGGTCTGGCCAAGTCCTTCGCGGCGCGAGGGGACGCGGCCAGCGCGAAACGCTACGCCGGGCGGTTCCTCGCGGTGTGGAGCGGCGCCGATCGCAACCTTCGCTGGACCAAAGAAGTGCTGGCCCTTGGCTTGAACGCGACGCCGAAGGCGGAGACGATGAAGCCGGAACGGGTCTACGTCCCCGCTGCGCTCGACCCGATCGGGCCCAGCAACTGGCAACCGTTCCCCGCGCCGAGCCTTGACTGCGTGGACATGGAGTTGAATCCCGTCAAGCTCTCGGACTACCGGGGCCAGAACGTGCTGCTCGTTTTCTACCTTTCGGACCAGTGCGTCCACTGCATGGAGCAGTTGGGCAAGATCAACGAACGACTCGGCGAATTCTCCGATGCCAACACGGTCGTTCTCGGAGTCAGTGCGACGTCGCCTCAGGCCAACAAGGACTCGGTGACGCTTGCGCCGTTCAAGGTGAAGCTCCTGTCCGACGTGGACCACTCCAACGCGCGACGCTTCTCCAGCTACGACGACTTCGAGGACCTCGAGCTGCACGCCACGATCCTGATCGACGCCGACGGGAAGGTCCGTTGGAAGCGAACCGGTGGAGATCCGTTCGACGACGTGGACTTCTTGCTCGGCGAGATCAAACGCTGGGGGCTACCAGGCTAGCGCGGCGGTCGCTGCTTGACGATTCGTGTTGGAAGCTGATTGGCTTGGACTCTTCCAGCTCGTGGCATCGCCGCCACGACGGGGCTGACATTGGCGAGCCCAACCTGTGGCGCTGTAGGTGCGCCCCCTCCCATTAGTACCGCGGAAGCGCTATCATACGACCATGGTATGGGTTGCCGCCTTTCTTCCCCTGCTTGGGCACTGCCTCGGCCCCGACGCCGTGGACTTCGATGCGAAGGCCGCGCCCTTAGGCCAGGTGCTCGAGAGGCTCGCGGCGGGCACGGGCTCGAAACTGGCCGCTTCGCCCAAGATCGCGCGCGAGATCGTGTTCGTACACGTCCAGGGCGTCCGGTTGGACGAGCTCAAAGCGAAACTGGCGGAGGCGGTGGTGGGAGAGTGGACCCGCGAGGGCGAGACCGAGGTGCTTGGCCGCGGCCCGGCGCAGGAACGCGCGATCCGGAGCGAGCACCTCGCGTACCGGCGCAAGTTGGTGGACGCGGCGCTCAAGGACGCCCAGGCGGAGCTGGAACATCCGTACAACGCCCGGGCGCTGGCCGCGGGATTCGCCGCTCTCCCTACCGAGGCGTCGGTCCGAAACGATCTGACGGCCGGGCGGGCGCGCTACCTCCGCGAGCGGTCCCTTATCGCACAAGGGCCGCTCTCGAGGCTCCTCAAGCGCCTGGTGCTTGCGTGTGATCCTCGCGACCTTGCGGCGGTCGGACCTTTCTCAAGGGCCCTGTTCACGACGAGCCCAACCCAGATGCAACGCGGCTTCGATCGGAAGAAGTTCGATGCTGCGGTGGCACTGTTTGCCAAGGAGCAGCAGGCCTGGATCGACGAGGCCGCGAAAGTCACCCTCGCGCCGGACCCCGGCGCCACCGTGAGCGATCCCCGCACGCAACTTCGATTCAGTCCGTCCCAGTCCCGGTTCGTCCTCGAAGTGCGGCGGGGCGAGATGACCGCCCTGTTCAACGTCAATCTCCAGATCGGCAAAGCCCCCTGGGGCCAGATTGTCAACCAGGCGAGCTTTGCGGACCCGGCCCGCTCCTTCATGGACGCGCACATGTTGCCGGGACCACCCCTCGCGGACGATAGGGAGGTCGAGCTGTCGCCGGACTCCAGGGAGTTCGAAGACGCGTTTCGGATTGCCGCCGAGGCTGCGACGCCGGCGACCATAACCCCCAAACTGCGGCAGCTCATGCTCGGCGTCGAAACGAACGATCCGCTGAGCTGGGTCGTGAGCGATGCGCTCGCGGCCTACGCCGAAGTCAAAGGCGTCAACCTGGTTGCGGCCGTGCCCGATCGCGCGCTCACTTGGGCGCACTTCATGGCGCGTGGGCAACCCCTTCGGGTCAAGACGTTCATGCAGGCGCTTCTGGGCTCGGAGACCGTGCGGCTCGACGAGACCGAAGGGTGGGCCGTTCTCGTGCCGGCGGACCGCTTCGAGGCCGCGCTCGATTTCACTCCCAGAAGCGCGGTGGCCGCGCTCGTCAAGAGCGTGTTCGAGCACGGCCGCCTCGATATGAAGGAGTACGCGCGATACGCCTTTGCCTCGAAGCGGCTCAATCGGGGCGGAATCGGAGACTGGTTCCTCGCCATGATCGATCGCTCGGTGCTCGGGGCGAGCGATCGCACCGACTGGAATGGCCTGAGGCTCTACGGCTCCCTGAGTGAACTCCAACAGCGGGACCTGGAAGCGGGCGCCCGGCTGCCGTACGCAGGCATGAATCTCGAACAGCGCGCCATCATCGAGCGGATCGTTTTCGGTGGCGAGATTCGGAGCGAGGTGCAGACCGGTAGCGGAATCACCAAACTCTCCGCGACGTCCGTCGAACCGACCGACGCGTTTCCCACGGGAGTGCCGGCGACTTGTGTGGTGACCGGGCGGTCCCTGGTCCACCCCACACTGGTCGCCTACGGCAAGGACGCCGAGGGCACCGTTCGGCCGCTTCGAGGGCTGGACCCCTCCAATTTGGCGGGAATCGAACTCAACGTTCGAGGCGATCCCGAACAGATGGCGATCTACGGCGTGGCCAACCTGGTGGGATACGCACCCGGCGCGGATAAGAAGGTGATGCTGCGCGTCGAAGTGGTGCCCGGCGTTTGGACCGAGAGCGTGATCACGATCGCCGATTACGATCCCAAGGCGAACCCTGTCTCCTGGGAACAGTTGCCTGAGCCCTATCGGGAGCAGATCGCCAAGGCCATCGAGTCGATCAGGGCCCGAAAGGCGAACCCGCCCACGCGAAGCGTTCCGCCGCCCCGCAGGAGATATCCCTAAGCCTCTTGATGAACCCTTGCACTCGCTGGAAGCCTCTTCAAGGGCAGGTCCCCCGCTCAGAATCCGACGGGGACCGGTGCACACACCATGAATCAACGCAACGGATCCTCCCACTTCACAGCGCTCGTCGCCCTCGTCCTTGTCCTCGCGGCGCCGCCGCAGCTCGCCGCTCAGGGAATGGGCCGGGGCAACCAGCAGGACATGGCGACCATCCACGCCCTCCTGGGTAACAACACCAAGATCAAGCGCACGGTCACCAAGCTCAAGAACGGCGTGGAGACCCTCACCGAGTCCAGCGATCCCGCGGTCGTCGCGATGATTCAGGCGCACGCGGCGGCGATGCAGGCGCGCCTGAAACAACGGCGGCCGATCCGCCAGTGGGATCCGCTCTTCGTGGAGCTCTTCGCCAACGCCTCGAAGATCACTTTTGCCATGGAGAAGACCGAGCGCGGGGTACGCGTAGTCGAGACCTCCAAGGACCCCTACGTGGTCACCCTGATCCAGTGGCACGCCGAAGGGGTCAACGGATTCGTCAAGGAGGGGATGGCGGGCATGCACAAGGAGCACCCGGCGCCTCCGAAACCCGGCGGTGGAACGGCCAACGCCTTCGCCGGGATGGGCGATGGGGTGTCGACCTGCCCGGTCACGGGAGAACCGGTCAGCAAGGACGTGTCGGCCGCGATCCAGGGCCGGACGGTCTACTTCTGCTGCGCCGGGTGCGTGGAGAAGGTGCGCGCCGAACCCGCGAAGTACCTGAAATGGGCCCGCGCCGAAGGCACGCCTCCGCTTCAGAGCATGCTCGCGTTCGATGCCGTCTACATCCCGGCCCTCTCGTGGACGAGCCAGGCGCAAACCGACCCGGACGCGGCCGTCAAGGCCGTGGCTTCAACGAAAGCGCTGGCCCAGCGATGGCCGGCCGAGCGGGCGAGCCTCAT
Encoded here:
- a CDS encoding redoxin domain-containing protein, with protein sequence LAVSTALCQDDPGFGHSHHGSAFDSGMRTKPWKIEGIGTAPFPISTKNAELQSWYDQGNALLHSFWFEEAERSFRWCLKMEPENAMVYFGLARCGLSWFTIGSGDDPSLTRFRDFLKEAVKRKGTVTERERLYIEAWDAAWSKTGEESTKEIVQRLQKLCVLYPNDIEAKAQLAFFNIGQGSQLANEFLIQQILAVNPMHPGAHHARIHTWDDVDSAQAVASCELYGKAAPGIGHALHMPGHIYSKIGMWHEAAIAMDSATRVELKYMNDRLALPFENWNYPHNRDYLCYIQEQLGRAEDSIRGARDIMRSPKDPGNFVSGYPAVLALTRALLKFERWDEILDEKTFPAAENPIEALTVGAAKVIALAELGRTREAREALKGVQEEPKKQLEAMIAKNPDKADEIRKEAGAFAPLLLKTAEAKVLLAEGKRLNGIRLLLEQAEKERLDREAHNYRNDPPFDPWPIMRLVGDAYAAGGDLTSAIEAYETALAQEPNDAWCLAGLAKSFAARGDAASAKRYAGRFLAVWSGADRNLRWTKEVLALGLNATPKAETMKPERVYVPAALDPIGPSNWQPFPAPSLDCVDMELNPVKLSDYRGQNVLLVFYLSDQCVHCMEQLGKINERLGEFSDANTVVLGVSATSPQANKDSVTLAPFKVKLLSDVDHSNARRFSSYDDFEDLELHATILIDADGKVRWKRTGGDPFDDVDFLLGEIKRWGLPG